From the genome of bacterium:
GTCAGCGCGATATAAAGCGCGTCCGCTTCGCGGTCGTATTCGATTTTCATCGCCGCCTCCGTTTCCGCAACGCCGTCAAAACGACGATCTCGGCGCCTTCCTCAATATACACGACTCGAAGGTCGTGCGCGCCGGCCTGTTTCACCGCGATG
Proteins encoded in this window:
- a CDS encoding DUF4258 domain-containing protein, coding for MRHRRIDESDVVDAVKNPDSIEVQGGRRIAVKQAGAHDLRVVYIEEGAEIVVLTALRKRRRR